The following are from one region of the Actinomyces sp. oral taxon 897 genome:
- a CDS encoding tubulin-like doman-containing protein: protein MMDQLRADLKVYGIKEIPGCWQFLNVDTPLQEEPPASVAPVSRQGGHYVSCGVSSGAYRIVDEALMEDVQAQTSTGLRDLATWLPRRPQDVTVPLNIGAGQYRGIGRLVILTRLAEIQDAVRQAVEAMGHPDSLRAAEEVARRVPGVGTAPAIDLASMVLVVSSMAGGSGASMTLDVCRLVAGTSLELGINPDSISVFLYTAEVFQKSVPANARQGMPGNTLAMLGEIVATQSGADGEAARVDRDLYAKLGVSVTAGKAFKRVTPIGLKAGGSGAVFGDGSSEGVFRGMGRGLARYIAGDAFQDYVSYDVANHIDVPNRDLVSWGVDPDNTAWSSFGYASLSTGRDRYAEYASQRLARRAVDHVMDGFRIPGDTTSDTQRLANLWQHYQGQELRDLGLPDGVGVNVLSTAGTATDQGVINWLLSEEVSQGVNRAVLNQRAGEAVATVMGQRPQADGMPVPEWGTSMAQFLDYHRPRVLEELEKVAAALALQRSQEIAQRVVVTTRSAIARLGLPYASTVLARVREPGGVIDSLVPRLAALEGLKPANTLEIPNDLVTKMRAMAKAVLGGVGAERLAETVQVALQEQLYQWLAARTSVHLATALKDLSRSAIKPLQDALEDASKVLRGARHTETTERGVANVATSFYTAWPAEPEAGQAEAAAVPVRFATAHNEVVLMPVSEYPGCFNEHVRDSVQPPFNADLHQAYAEAVREVVTGVWEQGADVRPPADLLTVATAWVPSGLQGATGGVLPTPARYELRLRPVDLLERSRAFVARRGESFEQFCSQSIRDYLGDEGVGDYERDQRSRAVLEGLKRTMEMARPLTEVNKGLYERLHQGTAAAKFQREYSFTPIPVGEAVTEQLCDYVTTLPDVDKAELPRRIQRAAQTDAAVSRIDVFGSFSRTLPAAYSGILDSVKTVWEQAKGSPGARKQMWTFRRARPLAGGVPVGDADRRMQIRGWWVASLCGGLERPAWGDKQADYTPVRIWDREDRRWLDFPTPLLTPPSEMIVANALLPAVLESTLLAYLEVSQKGLEAFRPWTVMRRWAEAGKNDPERTFGIPTPVEDNLADLLATGTVDDLAPAVQGLEKATTPEERREVLLAYCDSVLAYLDQHYLPGRGKKDEPGWFTNYRRRNLVEWTPLTVDLAQEMSEELMHVRNVLKTLKPAGTEGPGSLPFSDGGMVF from the coding sequence ATGATGGACCAGCTACGGGCCGACCTCAAGGTCTACGGGATCAAGGAGATTCCGGGCTGCTGGCAGTTCCTCAACGTGGACACACCCCTTCAGGAGGAACCCCCCGCGTCGGTCGCCCCGGTGTCCAGGCAGGGCGGACACTACGTGTCCTGCGGCGTCTCCAGCGGCGCCTACCGGATCGTGGACGAGGCCCTGATGGAGGACGTCCAGGCGCAGACCTCCACCGGGCTGCGGGACCTGGCCACCTGGCTGCCCCGCAGGCCGCAGGACGTCACGGTGCCGCTGAACATCGGGGCCGGCCAGTACCGGGGGATCGGCCGGCTGGTCATCCTCACCAGGCTGGCGGAGATCCAGGACGCGGTGCGCCAGGCGGTCGAGGCCATGGGCCACCCCGACTCCCTGCGGGCGGCCGAGGAGGTGGCCCGGCGGGTGCCCGGCGTCGGCACGGCCCCGGCCATTGACCTGGCGTCCATGGTGCTGGTGGTCTCCTCCATGGCGGGGGGCTCGGGGGCCTCCATGACCCTGGACGTGTGCCGCCTGGTGGCAGGGACGAGCCTGGAACTGGGGATCAACCCGGACAGTATCAGCGTCTTCCTGTACACGGCCGAGGTCTTCCAGAAGTCGGTGCCGGCCAATGCGCGGCAGGGGATGCCGGGCAACACCCTGGCCATGCTCGGTGAGATCGTGGCCACCCAGTCGGGTGCTGACGGAGAGGCCGCGAGAGTGGACCGGGACCTGTACGCCAAGCTAGGGGTCTCTGTGACGGCAGGCAAGGCCTTTAAGCGGGTGACCCCTATTGGGCTCAAGGCCGGGGGCTCCGGCGCGGTGTTCGGCGACGGCAGCTCCGAGGGGGTCTTCCGCGGTATGGGGCGCGGGCTCGCCCGCTATATCGCCGGCGACGCCTTCCAGGACTATGTGAGCTATGACGTCGCGAATCATATTGACGTGCCTAACCGTGACCTGGTGAGCTGGGGCGTAGACCCGGACAACACGGCGTGGAGCTCCTTTGGCTACGCCTCGCTGAGCACGGGGCGGGACCGCTACGCGGAGTACGCCTCCCAGCGCCTGGCCCGCAGGGCCGTGGACCACGTCATGGACGGGTTCCGCATCCCGGGAGACACCACCAGCGACACCCAGCGCCTGGCCAACCTCTGGCAGCACTACCAGGGCCAGGAGCTGCGCGACCTGGGACTGCCCGACGGCGTGGGGGTCAATGTGCTCAGCACCGCCGGTACCGCCACGGACCAGGGCGTCATTAACTGGCTGCTCTCCGAGGAGGTCAGCCAGGGCGTCAACCGCGCCGTCCTCAACCAGCGGGCCGGGGAGGCCGTGGCCACCGTCATGGGGCAGCGTCCCCAGGCTGACGGCATGCCCGTCCCCGAGTGGGGGACGAGCATGGCCCAGTTCCTGGACTACCACCGGCCCCGCGTCCTGGAGGAGCTGGAGAAGGTGGCGGCGGCCCTGGCCCTGCAGCGCTCCCAGGAGATCGCCCAGAGGGTGGTCGTCACCACCCGCTCCGCCATCGCCCGGCTGGGCCTGCCCTACGCCTCCACGGTCCTGGCCCGGGTACGCGAGCCCGGGGGCGTCATTGACTCCCTGGTACCGCGCCTGGCGGCCCTGGAGGGGCTCAAGCCCGCCAACACCCTGGAGATCCCCAACGACCTCGTCACCAAGATGCGCGCCATGGCCAAGGCGGTCCTGGGTGGCGTCGGGGCCGAGAGGCTGGCGGAGACGGTCCAGGTCGCCCTCCAGGAGCAGCTCTACCAGTGGCTGGCCGCCCGGACCTCCGTCCACCTGGCCACCGCCCTGAAGGACCTGTCCCGCTCGGCGATCAAGCCTCTCCAGGACGCCCTGGAGGACGCCAGCAAGGTCCTCCGGGGGGCGCGCCACACCGAGACCACCGAACGGGGCGTGGCCAACGTCGCGACCTCGTTCTACACCGCCTGGCCCGCCGAGCCCGAGGCGGGGCAGGCGGAGGCCGCGGCGGTGCCGGTGCGCTTCGCCACCGCCCACAACGAGGTGGTCCTCATGCCGGTCTCGGAGTACCCCGGATGCTTTAACGAGCACGTGCGCGACTCCGTCCAGCCCCCCTTTAACGCGGACCTGCACCAGGCCTACGCCGAGGCGGTCCGTGAGGTCGTCACCGGGGTGTGGGAGCAGGGGGCCGACGTCAGGCCCCCGGCCGACCTGCTGACGGTGGCCACCGCCTGGGTGCCCAGCGGCCTGCAGGGGGCCACCGGCGGGGTGCTGCCCACCCCGGCCCGCTACGAGCTGCGCCTGAGGCCGGTGGACCTGCTGGAGCGCTCGCGCGCCTTCGTGGCCCGGCGCGGGGAGTCCTTTGAGCAGTTCTGCTCCCAGTCCATCCGCGACTACCTCGGCGACGAGGGCGTGGGCGACTACGAGCGGGACCAGCGCTCCCGGGCCGTGCTCGAGGGCCTGAAGAGGACCATGGAGATGGCCCGCCCCCTGACGGAGGTCAACAAGGGCCTCTACGAGCGGCTCCACCAGGGGACCGCTGCGGCTAAGTTCCAGCGCGAGTACAGCTTCACCCCCATCCCCGTGGGGGAGGCGGTGACCGAGCAGCTGTGCGACTACGTCACCACCCTGCCGGACGTGGACAAGGCCGAGCTGCCCCGCCGGATCCAACGTGCCGCCCAGACCGACGCGGCCGTCTCACGCATTGACGTCTTCGGCTCCTTCTCCCGGACCCTGCCGGCCGCCTACTCCGGGATCCTGGACTCCGTCAAGACGGTCTGGGAGCAGGCCAAGGGGTCCCCCGGTGCCAGGAAGCAGATGTGGACCTTCCGGCGCGCCCGCCCCCTGGCGGGGGGCGTGCCGGTGGGGGACGCGGACCGGCGGATGCAGATCCGTGGCTGGTGGGTGGCCTCGCTGTGCGGCGGCCTGGAGCGCCCCGCCTGGGGTGACAAGCAGGCCGACTACACCCCGGTACGCATCTGGGACAGGGAGGACCGGCGCTGGCTGGACTTCCCCACCCCGCTGCTCACGCCCCCCTCCGAGATGATCGTGGCCAACGCCCTGCTGCCCGCGGTGCTGGAGTCCACGCTGCTGGCCTACCTGGAGGTCTCCCAGAAGGGGCTGGAGGCCTTCCGGCCCTGGACGGTCATGCGCCGGTGGGCCGAGGCGGGGAAGAACGACCCCGAGAGGACCTTCGGCATCCCGACCCCGGTGGAGGACAACCTGGCTGACCTGCTGGCCACGGGCACGGTCGACGACCTGGCCCCGGCGGTGCAGGGCCTGGAGAAGGCCACCACGCCCGAGGAGCGCCGTGAGGTGCTGCTCGCCTACTGCGACTCGGTCCTGGCCTACCTGGACCAGCACTACCTGCCCGGCCGGGGCAAGAAGGACGAGCCCGGCTGGTTCACCAACTACCGGCGGCGCAACCTCGTGGAGTGGACGCCGCTGACCGTCGACCTGGCCCAGGAGATGAGTGAGGAGCTCATGCACGTTCGTAACGTCCTCAAGACCCTCAAGCCCGCAGGCACCGAGGGCCCCGGCAGCCTTCCCTTCTCCGACGGCGGGATGGTGTTCTGA
- a CDS encoding vWA domain-containing protein: MSLLRPRFRRTAAAVGLAASLLGAALAGTSVAAPAAPAAPPAPASTPGLSEFGACLSGHGQGSVVLLVDQSGSMRQTDPDQGRVKAATYLVDRLSSFAGRSGVTLDVRVAGFADDYHPVGDWTALTASTKDAVSASVRTVGADLKDYDTDYWNALNGARQDLVDHDSSGCRAVAWLSDGEFDLDVRDSDTAKHDYGETKGYATGADLSSESGVQQAEQAGRGDLCRPTGLADQVRSSGVTLIGIGLSGPGPQPDFTLMRRVSQGGGSNAAAAGLEQCGNVSSPSGVFYPVSSLDTLLMAFDSVSTPGDTVQSQSVSICQGSACSAGEFSFVLDGTLDAVHVMASSDAPGLDAYLYAPGATQPLVVKAGQSSPAGTGVDATWLTPGTFQADLDSTKVPTWDGQWRLAFVDPSSASQNQQIHVNVHLSSPLTLSWTDLDKAELRQGESVGDVNLALLDHVGGQAVPASRVKGSVTMSVSLKDSAGNEHELWSGTDVTALGAPVTVALPPDTAIGSATLTTSVTVTTASTTLPDGSTVPGTVLTPTEAAQDVTVLAPVNFPAVTGQAAFPTLEDELSGATELTVSGPGCVWLSSGEPTLTGAPADAGSVSVSSPASSPDTCVKVADGATATLPVTLAVQGHANGALSGTLAVTLAPDDAPDRAQTVQVPFSAEMRRPLNVATTWTTFVLVLLAGVLIPLALLYVLKFLTGRIPRGPLDTATRVVEVPAQGGAVTIRVPSNEVTMLSLRGRSRQLTVGPYEFRVRTGLLPTSAPTVELVSPDVPSVCGADPGARRGHAVLPLGVRGNWVAVLDQPDSPRHVTVVALAATSKGNQALQQVLDDAGRHLADRVASIAPQDAGQGDDARSQDPGFGSGSTGPSTSSASFGTGSSGSGFGSGSTGWGSGGSSGSSSSGSGWGSGGSSGSGFGSGSGSSGSGSGGSSGSSSGWGSGAGSASSGSGWGSGGSTGSSTSSGFGSGASGSGWGSSGSSGSASSGSGWGSGSSGPDPSSGSGWGSGSSGTTPPPATF, translated from the coding sequence GTGAGCCTCCTACGCCCCCGGTTCCGGCGTACCGCCGCGGCCGTCGGCCTGGCCGCCAGCCTCCTGGGCGCCGCCCTGGCGGGGACCTCCGTGGCAGCCCCCGCGGCCCCCGCGGCCCCGCCCGCCCCCGCGTCCACCCCCGGGCTCAGCGAGTTCGGGGCCTGCCTGTCCGGACACGGCCAGGGCTCGGTGGTGCTCCTGGTGGACCAGTCCGGCTCCATGCGCCAGACCGACCCCGACCAGGGCCGAGTCAAGGCCGCCACCTACCTCGTGGACCGCCTGAGCAGCTTCGCCGGGCGCAGCGGCGTCACCCTTGACGTACGGGTGGCGGGATTCGCCGACGACTACCACCCGGTGGGGGACTGGACCGCCCTGACGGCCTCCACCAAGGACGCCGTGTCCGCCTCGGTGCGTACCGTGGGCGCCGACCTCAAGGACTACGACACCGACTACTGGAACGCCCTCAACGGGGCGCGCCAGGACCTGGTGGACCACGACTCCTCCGGGTGCCGCGCCGTCGCCTGGCTCTCGGACGGGGAGTTCGACCTGGACGTGCGCGACTCCGACACCGCCAAGCACGACTACGGGGAGACCAAGGGCTACGCCACCGGCGCCGACCTGTCCAGCGAGTCCGGCGTCCAGCAGGCCGAGCAGGCGGGCCGGGGCGACCTGTGCCGCCCCACCGGCCTGGCCGACCAGGTCCGCTCCAGCGGGGTGACCCTCATCGGCATCGGCCTGAGCGGCCCCGGCCCCCAGCCGGACTTCACCCTCATGCGCCGCGTCAGCCAGGGCGGGGGCTCCAACGCCGCCGCGGCCGGCCTGGAGCAGTGCGGCAACGTCTCCAGCCCCTCAGGAGTCTTCTACCCGGTCTCCAGCCTGGACACCCTGCTCATGGCCTTCGACTCCGTCTCCACCCCGGGGGACACCGTGCAGAGCCAGTCCGTGAGCATCTGCCAGGGCAGCGCGTGCAGCGCAGGGGAGTTCAGCTTCGTCCTGGACGGCACGCTGGACGCCGTCCACGTCATGGCCTCCTCCGACGCCCCCGGGCTGGACGCCTACCTCTACGCCCCCGGGGCCACCCAGCCCCTGGTGGTCAAGGCAGGCCAGAGCAGCCCGGCCGGCACGGGCGTGGACGCCACGTGGCTGACCCCGGGCACCTTCCAGGCCGACCTGGACTCCACCAAGGTGCCCACCTGGGACGGCCAGTGGCGCCTGGCCTTCGTGGACCCCTCCTCGGCCTCCCAGAACCAGCAGATCCACGTCAACGTCCACCTGTCCTCACCCCTGACCCTGAGCTGGACGGACCTGGACAAGGCGGAGCTGCGCCAGGGCGAGAGCGTGGGGGACGTCAACCTGGCCCTCCTGGACCACGTGGGCGGCCAGGCCGTCCCGGCCTCCCGCGTCAAGGGCTCGGTCACCATGTCGGTGTCCCTCAAGGACTCCGCCGGCAACGAGCACGAGCTGTGGAGCGGCACCGACGTCACCGCCCTGGGGGCCCCGGTCACCGTCGCACTCCCCCCGGACACCGCCATCGGCAGCGCCACCCTGACCACCTCGGTGACGGTCACCACCGCCTCCACCACCCTGCCGGACGGCAGCACCGTCCCGGGCACCGTCCTGACCCCCACCGAGGCCGCCCAGGACGTTACCGTCCTGGCCCCCGTCAACTTCCCCGCCGTCACCGGGCAGGCGGCCTTCCCCACCCTGGAGGACGAGCTAAGCGGCGCCACCGAGCTCACGGTCAGCGGCCCCGGCTGCGTGTGGCTGAGCTCGGGCGAGCCGACCCTGACCGGCGCCCCGGCCGACGCCGGGAGCGTGAGCGTGTCCTCCCCGGCGTCCTCCCCGGACACCTGCGTCAAGGTGGCCGACGGCGCCACCGCGACCCTCCCGGTGACCCTGGCCGTACAGGGCCACGCCAACGGGGCGCTCTCGGGCACCCTGGCGGTGACCCTCGCCCCGGACGACGCCCCCGACCGGGCCCAGACGGTCCAGGTCCCCTTCAGTGCCGAGATGCGCCGCCCGCTCAACGTGGCCACCACCTGGACCACCTTCGTCCTGGTGCTGCTGGCCGGCGTCCTCATCCCGCTGGCCCTGCTCTACGTCCTCAAGTTCCTCACCGGGCGGATCCCGCGGGGCCCGCTGGACACCGCGACCCGGGTCGTGGAGGTGCCCGCGCAGGGCGGTGCGGTCACCATCCGGGTACCGAGCAATGAGGTCACCATGCTCTCCCTACGCGGACGCTCACGTCAGCTCACCGTGGGGCCCTACGAGTTCAGGGTCCGCACGGGCCTGCTGCCGACCTCCGCGCCGACCGTGGAGCTGGTCTCCCCCGACGTCCCCTCGGTCTGCGGCGCCGACCCCGGGGCACGCAGGGGCCACGCGGTCCTGCCGCTGGGCGTGCGCGGCAACTGGGTGGCCGTCCTGGACCAGCCCGACTCGCCCCGGCACGTGACCGTGGTGGCGCTCGCGGCCACCAGCAAGGGCAACCAGGCGCTCCAGCAGGTCCTGGACGACGCCGGACGCCACCTGGCGGACCGGGTCGCCAGCATCGCCCCCCAGGACGCCGGGCAGGGCGACGACGCCCGATCCCAGGACCCGGGCTTTGGCAGCGGCTCGACCGGGCCGTCCACCTCCTCCGCCTCCTTTGGGACGGGCTCATCAGGGTCGGGCTTTGGCAGCGGCTCGACGGGCTGGGGCTCCGGCGGGTCCTCGGGCTCCTCCTCCTCAGGCTCCGGTTGGGGTAGTGGCGGCTCATCAGGATCGGGCTTTGGCAGCGGCAGCGGGTCCTCGGGCTCGGGCTCCGGCGGGTCCTCGGGCTCCTCCTCGGGCTGGGGCTCAGGCGCGGGCTCCGCCTCCTCCGGCTCGGGCTGGGGCAGTGGCGGCTCGACGGGCTCGTCCACCTCCTCCGGATTCGGCTCGGGCGCCTCTGGCTCCGGGTGGGGCTCCAGCGGGTCCTCGGGCTCCGCCTCCTCGGGCTCCGGGTGGGGCTCGGGCTCCTCGGGACCGGATCCCTCGTCTGGCTCGGGCTGGGGCAGCGGCTCATCGGGTACGACCCCTCCGCCCGCCACCTTCTAG
- a CDS encoding variant leucine-rich repeat-containing protein: MSVDRDLSLEARDPRTSADRLGELVDQEPALWKDIFLNPSCPEDLRSYVLSRLGEADQRRWKAELAERTRPRNPPRPAAPDPAPTMTAPTVAVPRGSVLREPPRRPAAGAQRRPSRTGPTVFKAVAIVFAVLLLWRCAAAVMKDDTGHRSRSVSSVSASPTPVKVSPAPAGAGSATLIEAPSHNISCRLSGSDVTCSIHERYYAESGQQDCSDEYFSISVYKSTELACGQPISSSGTVLEYGESTANDDFACTSATDGMTCWNQYTGSGFKIARAGYSTW, from the coding sequence ATGAGTGTCGATCGTGACCTGTCCCTGGAGGCGCGCGACCCTCGGACGAGCGCGGACCGCCTCGGGGAGCTGGTCGACCAGGAGCCCGCCCTGTGGAAGGACATCTTCCTCAACCCCTCCTGCCCCGAGGACCTGCGCTCCTACGTCCTGAGCCGGCTGGGGGAGGCGGACCAGAGGAGGTGGAAGGCGGAGCTGGCCGAGCGGACCCGCCCGCGCAACCCACCTCGACCTGCCGCACCGGACCCCGCACCGACTATGACCGCACCGACTGTGGCCGTGCCGCGGGGCTCCGTGCTGAGGGAGCCCCCGCGTCGGCCGGCCGCGGGCGCGCAGAGGAGGCCCTCGCGCACCGGCCCCACCGTGTTCAAGGCGGTTGCGATCGTGTTCGCGGTCCTCCTGCTGTGGCGTTGCGCGGCCGCTGTCATGAAGGACGACACCGGCCACCGGTCCCGGTCGGTCAGCAGCGTCTCGGCCAGCCCGACACCCGTCAAGGTCAGCCCGGCGCCAGCGGGCGCGGGCAGCGCCACGCTCATTGAGGCGCCCTCACACAATATATCGTGCAGGCTCAGCGGCTCCGACGTCACCTGCTCCATCCACGAGAGGTACTACGCCGAGTCCGGCCAGCAGGACTGCTCCGATGAGTACTTCTCCATCAGCGTCTACAAGAGCACGGAGCTCGCCTGCGGGCAGCCGATCTCGAGCAGCGGCACCGTCCTGGAGTACGGGGAGTCGACGGCCAACGACGACTTCGCCTGCACCTCCGCCACCGACGGAATGACCTGCTGGAACCAGTACACGGGGTCAGGGTTCAAGATCGCCCGGGCCGGGTACTCGACATGGTAG
- a CDS encoding protein kinase, translating into MVDYYLGDYDRINEMARTIRLYNDSSPLVAADPVERSEIIAGVDMSDRREGGQAYFLYLKHHNRTFGVKMFKNDTASPADRVRRAKRIRSALEVLSRIEYRSTRTLLLFNLLNVPMQYVNDPDGGLAGLIVPILPDSCHIEVERMGRRSSRDVLIGNIVSDRHLIPSRTGSANDPLPPNAKWSFLSSLCEAISFLHELGLIHADISSNNVFVRWAESDDPKAYVIDAFNGFSTTGGNRELKGMRSDVFCPQSFRLGEYTPATDVYCLAWWIVHIAVTADPIGAKLPRPSMRDAAEGADVLYLRHRYVVEGLDLGRKNLSKDLLSILKEALQEPPASRPSSRELANVVTERWLTCRGA; encoded by the coding sequence ATGGTGGACTACTATCTCGGTGACTATGACCGCATTAACGAGATGGCGCGGACGATCCGGCTGTACAATGATAGCTCTCCCCTTGTCGCCGCCGACCCGGTCGAGCGCAGCGAGATCATAGCCGGGGTGGACATGTCTGACAGGAGGGAGGGTGGTCAGGCCTACTTCCTGTACCTGAAGCACCACAATCGGACGTTTGGTGTCAAGATGTTTAAGAACGACACCGCCAGTCCTGCGGATCGCGTCAGGAGGGCTAAGCGCATAAGATCGGCCCTGGAGGTGCTGAGCCGAATAGAGTACAGGAGCACGCGGACCCTCCTGCTGTTCAACCTGCTCAACGTCCCGATGCAGTACGTCAACGACCCTGACGGGGGCCTGGCCGGGCTGATCGTCCCCATTCTGCCCGACTCCTGCCACATCGAGGTCGAGCGCATGGGCAGGCGCAGCTCCCGGGACGTGCTGATCGGCAACATTGTCTCCGACAGGCACCTTATCCCCTCTCGCACAGGCAGTGCCAACGACCCCCTGCCACCGAACGCGAAGTGGTCGTTCCTCTCCTCGCTCTGCGAGGCCATCTCGTTCCTGCACGAGCTCGGGCTCATCCACGCGGACATCTCGTCAAACAATGTCTTCGTGCGGTGGGCCGAGTCTGACGACCCTAAGGCGTACGTCATTGACGCTTTTAACGGATTCAGTACCACAGGAGGTAACAGGGAGCTCAAGGGCATGAGGTCGGACGTGTTCTGCCCGCAGTCCTTCCGCCTGGGCGAGTACACGCCCGCGACAGACGTCTACTGCCTGGCCTGGTGGATCGTCCATATTGCGGTCACGGCTGACCCGATCGGCGCGAAGCTGCCGCGGCCGAGTATGCGTGACGCCGCCGAGGGCGCCGACGTGCTCTATCTACGGCACAGGTACGTGGTCGAGGGTCTTGACCTCGGGCGCAAGAACCTCTCCAAGGATCTCCTGTCGATCCTCAAGGAGGCGCTCCAGGAGCCGCCCGCGAGCCGTCCCTCCTCCCGCGAGCTCGCTAATGTTGTTACCGAGCGCTGGTTGACCTGCAGGGGGGCGTAA
- a CDS encoding protein phosphatase 2C domain-containing protein, with product MVTIPSFWRWLRNPDADTPSATSSQNGLDPVAGHDAPASGASQNDWPSTGAYSGAPATPVATQQPALPLHRPTAPASTAAGDPLVPATTSCNPVVPAPVAPVDVGGRFSTLPGSMTSTLMDGPGVALDAGSTMGGLIEVRAASLVGDSHVNTGSRRQDAYALRISRERRVVNAVVCDGVGSRSRSNEGAAVLATTVARCAAQGDPDPVQQGTAQLLAMAQAAGVAPAEYSTTMIWVQVEVGEPGEPWGASLVHYGDGDVRFLGRDGLWRPVDTRPAASETSATSFALPLARYPARTTRFAWEPDQLLVLATDGLSVHLDSQTKVGYFLADAWQTPPDRWTFLSQIAFRTVGAGDDRTAVALWRTDLDSLPPGGSRPLRQPEMA from the coding sequence ATGGTAACTATTCCTAGCTTCTGGCGGTGGCTGCGGAACCCTGATGCTGACACCCCGAGCGCCACCAGCTCACAGAACGGCCTGGACCCGGTAGCAGGCCATGATGCTCCGGCCTCCGGAGCGTCCCAGAACGACTGGCCGTCTACGGGCGCCTACTCCGGTGCGCCTGCGACTCCGGTAGCCACGCAGCAACCCGCTCTTCCGCTCCACCGCCCCACGGCTCCTGCGTCTACGGCCGCAGGTGACCCTCTTGTTCCGGCTACCACATCATGCAACCCAGTGGTTCCCGCGCCTGTGGCGCCTGTGGACGTGGGAGGCCGCTTCTCCACGCTCCCGGGAAGCATGACCTCCACCCTCATGGACGGACCAGGGGTTGCCCTTGACGCCGGGTCAACCATGGGGGGTCTGATTGAGGTGCGCGCGGCCTCCCTGGTAGGCGACAGCCACGTCAACACAGGCTCTCGTCGGCAGGACGCCTACGCCCTTCGTATTAGCAGGGAGCGGCGTGTAGTGAACGCGGTCGTCTGTGACGGCGTCGGCTCGCGCTCCCGTAGCAACGAGGGTGCTGCAGTACTGGCGACCACGGTCGCACGGTGCGCGGCTCAAGGTGATCCTGATCCCGTGCAGCAGGGTACCGCCCAGTTGCTAGCCATGGCTCAGGCAGCGGGCGTGGCACCTGCGGAGTACTCCACTACAATGATCTGGGTACAGGTGGAGGTCGGGGAACCAGGGGAGCCGTGGGGAGCCAGTCTCGTACACTACGGTGACGGCGACGTCCGATTCCTTGGACGCGATGGACTGTGGAGGCCCGTAGATACCCGTCCCGCCGCCTCAGAGACAAGTGCAACATCCTTCGCGTTGCCGCTGGCAAGATATCCCGCCCGTACGACTCGTTTCGCATGGGAACCCGACCAGCTCCTTGTCCTGGCAACAGACGGCCTGTCTGTCCACCTGGACTCCCAGACCAAGGTCGGGTACTTCCTGGCTGATGCGTGGCAGACCCCACCAGACCGTTGGACCTTCCTCAGCCAGATCGCTTTCCGTACCGTTGGTGCCGGCGACGACCGGACTGCCGTCGCCCTGTGGCGTACCGACTTGGACTCCTTACCACCTGGCGGGAGCCGCCCACTGCGGCAGCCAGAGATGGCATAA
- a CDS encoding vWA domain-containing protein has protein sequence MPSTITLRDADRILPLYLICDTSLTMSVSRNGGRRPIDVLNESIDNIFQVIDERPLTTVDIHVSVISFNTRASLSREMAAIDSGATMLPLTSSGVTNLAPALELFKSRLVIDKKNRGPRGAYRPVAFIMTDGVPTDYPEQWVPIVKALGEMPFPPRLIPCALGKSVPDVFAQLTAAYGTNVGALTNEILSDGKDVAERIASLFEKISRTLDAAQAPTTQEEMDATVVAALTEDRNKAEFSFFRSLYGNYS, from the coding sequence ATGCCCTCAACAATAACGCTTCGTGATGCCGACCGCATCCTGCCCCTGTATCTGATCTGTGACACCTCGCTGACGATGAGCGTCTCTAGAAACGGAGGGAGGCGGCCTATCGACGTGCTCAACGAGTCGATTGACAACATCTTTCAGGTGATCGATGAGCGCCCACTCACGACCGTCGACATCCATGTGAGTGTCATCTCCTTCAACACGAGGGCGTCGCTCAGCCGTGAAATGGCTGCCATCGACTCGGGGGCGACCATGCTCCCGCTGACATCGTCGGGGGTTACCAATCTTGCTCCCGCACTGGAGCTCTTCAAGTCACGCCTCGTTATCGACAAGAAGAACAGGGGACCTCGCGGCGCGTACAGGCCCGTGGCGTTCATTATGACTGACGGGGTTCCTACGGACTACCCGGAGCAGTGGGTCCCTATTGTCAAGGCGCTGGGGGAGATGCCCTTTCCTCCGCGCCTCATCCCCTGCGCGCTGGGTAAGTCGGTGCCAGATGTGTTCGCGCAGCTGACCGCCGCGTACGGAACTAATGTAGGCGCCCTTACCAACGAGATCCTCAGTGACGGGAAGGACGTGGCCGAGCGAATCGCCTCGTTGTTTGAGAAGATCTCCAGGACCCTTGACGCGGCTCAGGCTCCGACCACGCAGGAGGAGATGGACGCCACCGTCGTCGCGGCACTGACTGAAGACCGCAACAAGGCAGAGTTCTCGTTCTTTAGGAGTCTCTATGGTAACTATTCCTAG